Within the candidate division KSB1 bacterium genome, the region GTGGTGGTTTTCGTGAATGAGGCGCTGTGCAAAGGCTGTGGCACCTGTGCTTCGGTCTGCCCCACGGGAGCGATCGACATTCGCCATTTCACCGATGATCAGATCGAGGCGCAAATGGAGGCGTTGTTTTGTCAAGTGTGAAATTGAATTTCAATGAAAGAATCTAGAAATTAGTTATGAAAAAAACCGATACGTTTTATAGCAAGATGGCGATTATTCTCTCGGCCATTTTCTCGATTATCCTGATTATTAGACTCAGGAAATGATCAAAGAGGAACCGATTTAAAATCTGAAGGGTTGGCTAAAAAATATCGATTCAGGAGAAGCACCCTATATCCGAAAAGTTGAAAAACTGGAATTTTCTTAAATGAAAAGGAAAAATTTAATCAAAAGGCGTGAGGAAATGGGCTTTGTTTTGGTTAAGCACGGCAAAAGGCATGATTGGAACACTAATCTTAATACGAAGCAATCCCAGCCAGTTCCTCCACATACTGAAATTAATGAGTATTTAGCAAAGTCGATAATTAAAAAGCTTAGTAATGAATAAAGCATGGGCGAAAACGTACTACGGACAAAGGATAATTCACAAATGGCTCAAACGAAAAAATCAAAATCCGACCCAGACTTCGATCCCAAAATCGTCGCCTTCTGCTGCAACTGGTGCAGCTATCCTGCTGCTGATGGCGCAGGGGTGAATCGAATTCAATACCCACCCAATGTGCGGATTATTCGAGTCATGTGCGGCGGCAGAGTCAATCCATCGTTTGTGTTGAAAGCATTGGAACTGGGCGCTGATGGCGTCCTGGTCGCTACTTGTCATTTTGAGGATTGCCATTACATGTTTGGCGCCCGCCGTGCGGCGGAGAATTATCAAAAGTTAGAAAGGATGCTGCATCTGGTCGGAATCGAAAAAGGACGGGTTCGATTGGAATGGGTCTCGGCGGCCGAATCGCCTAAATTTGCCCGTGTTGTGAACGAACTGATCAACGACGTCAAAAAATTGGGCCCAAGTCCGCTGCGAAAATCGGCACCGAGCAGGATGATTGAAATCCCAATCGAGACCGAAGAAGCTGCTGTGGCTTAGTCCAATGGGCAATTGGACTCAATTCGAGTCTAAAGGTAATTAGGTAACTGGGTAATTGGAATTGATAAAGTCTTAGCAGCATGGATGTTTGATTAGCATATTTTTAATTTGATATTCTAAAAATGAAAGCCATTTTGATAAGCCGAATTAATAACCATCTGAATTGTGAAAAGAAATAAATATGCCAGCTATCAGTGAGATTATTCGC harbors:
- a CDS encoding type II toxin-antitoxin system HicA family toxin, whose amino-acid sequence is MKRKNLIKRREEMGFVLVKHGKRHDWNTNLNTKQSQPVPPHTEINEYLAKSIIKKLSNE
- a CDS encoding hydrogenase iron-sulfur subunit, encoding MAQTKKSKSDPDFDPKIVAFCCNWCSYPAADGAGVNRIQYPPNVRIIRVMCGGRVNPSFVLKALELGADGVLVATCHFEDCHYMFGARRAAENYQKLERMLHLVGIEKGRVRLEWVSAAESPKFARVVNELINDVKKLGPSPLRKSAPSRMIEIPIETEEAAVA